A stretch of Geomonas oryzisoli DNA encodes these proteins:
- the rocF gene encoding arginase, protein MENGIRMIGVPVDLGQEQRGVDLGPGALRYAGLSARLSELGYIVEDIGNLPVPVRDVLGAERELRYLPSIRQVCDTVYQAGRSAVTQGVMPIFMGGDHSMAIGSIGGVTDEEPSAVIWVDAHGDYNTPESTLTGNIHGMALAALLGEGFPELVNVGRVGAKLHASDIILIGLRELDPQEKLRLRGSGIKAYTMRDIDERGMAAIAHEALGRLAHRTRLHVSLDLDGLDPLEVPGVGTTAPGGITYREAQLLMEIIADSGLLRSMDIVEINPILDHSNRTAKIAVELAASAFGASIL, encoded by the coding sequence ATGGAAAACGGCATCAGGATGATAGGGGTACCGGTCGATCTGGGGCAGGAGCAGCGCGGCGTGGATCTGGGGCCGGGCGCGCTGCGCTATGCGGGGCTTTCGGCGCGGCTGTCGGAATTGGGTTACATCGTGGAGGACATCGGCAACCTGCCCGTGCCGGTGCGGGACGTGCTGGGTGCGGAACGGGAGCTGCGCTACCTCCCATCCATCCGGCAGGTCTGCGATACGGTGTACCAGGCCGGGCGCAGCGCCGTGACACAGGGGGTTATGCCCATCTTCATGGGGGGGGACCACTCCATGGCGATCGGTTCCATCGGCGGGGTGACCGACGAGGAGCCGTCGGCGGTGATCTGGGTGGACGCCCATGGCGATTACAACACCCCCGAGAGCACCCTGACCGGCAATATCCACGGCATGGCGCTGGCGGCCCTTCTGGGAGAGGGGTTCCCGGAGCTGGTCAACGTGGGGCGGGTCGGGGCGAAGCTGCACGCCTCGGACATCATCCTGATCGGGCTGCGTGAGCTCGATCCCCAGGAGAAGCTGCGTCTGCGCGGCTCGGGCATCAAGGCCTACACCATGCGCGACATCGACGAGCGGGGGATGGCCGCCATCGCGCACGAAGCGCTGGGCCGCCTGGCCCACCGCACCCGCCTGCACGTAAGCCTCGACCTGGACGGGCTGGACCCGCTCGAGGTGCCGGGGGTGGGTACCACCGCGCCGGGGGGGATCACCTACCGGGAAGCGCAGCTGTTGATGGAGATCATCGCCGACTCCGGGCTGCTACGTTCGATGGACATCGTGGAGATCAACCCCATCCTCGATCACAGCAACCGGACCGCCAAGATCGCAGTCGAGCTGGCCGCATCCGCCTTCGGGGCCTCCATCCTGTAG
- the lepB gene encoding signal peptidase I — MEDYKNVVEDKPAEPAKEVKPAQGKHIVREYIESIIIAVLLAMVIRTFVVQAFKIPSGSMEDTLAIGDHLLVNKFIYGTKIPGLDGRILKIRDPKQGDVIVFEYPEDPTKDFIKRVIGVPGDVVEVKNKRVYVNGKLYANPHEVHKEPDTVPKEYNPRDFKDPVTVPPNSYFVMGDNRDRSYDSRFWGFVKNDKIKGLAFIKYWSWDKDKMRPRFGAIGKLID, encoded by the coding sequence ATGGAAGATTACAAGAACGTTGTCGAAGATAAACCCGCCGAACCGGCCAAAGAAGTGAAGCCCGCCCAGGGCAAACATATTGTCCGCGAGTACATCGAATCGATCATAATCGCGGTGCTGCTCGCCATGGTCATTCGCACTTTCGTGGTGCAGGCATTCAAGATCCCGTCCGGCTCCATGGAAGACACCCTGGCCATCGGAGACCACCTGCTGGTCAACAAGTTCATCTACGGCACCAAGATTCCCGGCCTCGACGGTCGCATCCTCAAGATCCGCGACCCCAAACAGGGCGATGTCATCGTCTTCGAGTATCCCGAAGATCCGACCAAGGACTTCATCAAGCGCGTCATCGGCGTTCCCGGCGATGTAGTCGAGGTGAAGAACAAACGCGTCTACGTGAACGGGAAGCTCTATGCGAACCCGCACGAAGTGCACAAGGAGCCGGATACCGTTCCCAAAGAGTACAACCCGAGGGACTTCAAGGATCCCGTCACCGTTCCTCCCAACTCCTACTTCGTGATGGGCGACAACCGCGACCGTTCCTACGACAGCCGCTTCTGGGGGTTCGTGAAGAACGACAAGATCAAGGGTCTGGCCTTCATCAAATACTGGTCCTGGGACAAGGACAAGATGCGCCCCCGCTTCGGCGCCATCGGCAAGCTCATCGACTAA
- a CDS encoding methyl-accepting chemotaxis protein, with protein MNYWMNLKVKTKSLCLVAIAVVTLVLIAGASLQKMGALSADQEDMNTSVIHVAMLNDMKNDLLAIRLDLVYMMLLEDPTLIKARADDLEVRKQRIEETRARFLKYNLDANEKRLIAVFKQGYDEYLVQGTKLQQMTQQSVGNVEARKETVAFATGSVAPLYKKPADAISELVAGNEKDAKDLYERDLAAYHSSQIFMVVLTAVAALFMGLVGLLIANSISKPLQMVFDTLAQVAGGDLTARSSITTRDEMGMLAAEVNEMAQKLNETMNQVVANSLQVASAANDLHSTSEQIATGAEEVASQTSTVATASEEMAATSADIAQSCHRAAEGGEQATGRAQAGRAVVEQTVQVMSRIADQVKTSAATVAGLGERSDQIGAIIGTIEDIADQTNLLALNAAIEAARAGEQGRGFAVVADEVRALAERTTRATREIGEMIKSIQSETRDAVGAMEEGVREVENGTREAAKSGESLQEILRQISEVTEQVNQIATAAEEQTATTGEITNNIMQITDVVQETSRGAHTCANAASNLASLSQDLQRLVGQFRLA; from the coding sequence ATGAATTATTGGATGAACCTGAAAGTAAAAACCAAGTCTCTTTGCCTCGTAGCCATCGCGGTAGTCACGCTGGTCCTCATAGCGGGAGCAAGCCTGCAGAAGATGGGGGCCCTCTCTGCGGATCAAGAGGACATGAACACATCCGTTATCCATGTTGCCATGCTCAATGATATGAAGAACGATCTTCTGGCGATCAGGCTGGACCTGGTTTACATGATGCTGCTCGAGGATCCGACCCTGATCAAGGCAAGGGCTGACGACTTAGAAGTACGAAAGCAGCGTATCGAGGAAACGCGAGCGAGGTTTCTGAAATACAATCTGGATGCCAACGAGAAGCGCCTGATCGCCGTGTTCAAACAGGGATACGACGAATACCTGGTGCAAGGAACCAAGCTGCAGCAGATGACCCAGCAAAGCGTGGGTAATGTCGAAGCACGCAAGGAAACCGTAGCCTTCGCAACCGGCTCCGTTGCGCCGCTCTACAAGAAACCGGCGGATGCGATCAGCGAACTGGTGGCGGGCAACGAGAAGGACGCCAAGGACCTGTATGAGCGCGATCTGGCGGCCTATCACTCCTCGCAGATCTTCATGGTGGTCCTTACCGCAGTTGCCGCACTGTTCATGGGACTGGTGGGTCTGCTCATTGCCAACTCCATCAGCAAGCCGCTCCAGATGGTCTTCGACACCCTGGCCCAGGTGGCGGGCGGCGACCTCACCGCCCGCTCCAGCATCACGACCCGCGATGAGATGGGGATGCTGGCAGCGGAAGTGAACGAGATGGCGCAGAAATTAAACGAGACCATGAACCAGGTGGTGGCCAACAGCCTCCAGGTCGCCTCCGCGGCCAACGACCTGCACAGCACCTCGGAGCAGATCGCCACCGGGGCCGAGGAGGTCGCGTCCCAGACCAGCACCGTGGCCACCGCCAGCGAGGAGATGGCGGCCACCTCCGCGGACATCGCGCAGAGCTGCCACCGGGCGGCCGAGGGCGGCGAGCAGGCAACCGGTCGTGCCCAGGCAGGAAGGGCCGTCGTCGAGCAGACCGTGCAGGTAATGAGCAGGATCGCGGATCAGGTGAAGACGTCGGCGGCGACCGTGGCAGGGCTGGGCGAGCGCAGCGACCAGATCGGCGCCATCATAGGGACCATCGAAGATATCGCGGACCAGACCAACCTCCTGGCGCTGAACGCCGCCATCGAGGCGGCGCGGGCCGGCGAGCAGGGACGCGGCTTTGCCGTGGTGGCGGACGAGGTGCGGGCACTGGCCGAGCGCACCACCCGCGCCACCCGCGAAATCGGCGAGATGATCAAGTCGATCCAGAGTGAAACCCGCGATGCCGTGGGAGCCATGGAGGAAGGCGTGCGCGAGGTGGAAAACGGCACCCGCGAGGCGGCCAAATCGGGTGAGTCGCTGCAGGAGATCTTGAGGCAGATCAGCGAGGTTACCGAGCAGGTGAACCAGATCGCCACGGCGGCCGAGGAGCAGACGGCGACCACGGGCGAGATCACCAACAACATCATGCAGATCACCGATGTGGTGCAGGAGACCTCTCGAGGAGCGCATACCTGCGCCAACGCCGCCAGCAACCTCGCTTCTCTCTCGCAGGACCTGCAGCGCTTGGTCGGTCAATTCAGGCTGGCCTGA
- a CDS encoding L-cysteine desulfidase family protein produces the protein MGLYREVIKHEVFPALGCTEPIAVAYAASLAAAQLDGELERVTVSADAGVFKNGFAVTVPETGGVKGNVIAAALGALIARPELKMEILSGTRPELLQQAKLLVSGGQASVSLAEAQRGFYIDVTVEKGGRVARAVLAGGHTNLVRLERDGTVLLSSEQEQGGEDSHQYRAALKEMTLAQLVDLLEDVDQEDLAYLKRGVEMNLRVAEAGKALTKVGYYVEELVRKGFLLSDVVSSSKILTASASDARMAGLSYPVMSSGGSGNQGIVAILVPYNVGLFFRIPEETILKSIALSHLVNAYIKCHTGDLAPICGCAIAAGVGAAVAIVYQQAGKDLAKMNLAVNTIISDIGGMLCDGAKGGCALKVVSSTDASIRAAYMALSGHGITEEEGFVGRSAEETIRNLSRITDHGMALADQTMLHIMLEKQGGSST, from the coding sequence ATGGGGCTGTATCGAGAAGTGATCAAGCATGAAGTTTTCCCGGCGCTGGGGTGCACCGAGCCGATCGCCGTTGCCTATGCCGCGAGCCTCGCTGCGGCGCAACTGGACGGGGAACTGGAGCGGGTGACGGTGAGCGCCGATGCCGGCGTTTTCAAGAACGGCTTCGCCGTTACCGTCCCGGAGACCGGCGGGGTGAAGGGCAACGTGATCGCGGCCGCGCTGGGGGCGCTGATCGCCCGCCCGGAGCTGAAGATGGAGATCCTCTCTGGGACGCGGCCGGAGTTGTTGCAACAGGCGAAGCTGCTGGTGTCCGGTGGGCAGGCCTCGGTATCCCTGGCCGAGGCGCAGCGAGGCTTCTACATCGACGTCACCGTGGAGAAGGGGGGCAGAGTGGCGCGGGCCGTGCTGGCCGGCGGTCACACCAACCTGGTGCGGTTGGAGCGCGACGGCACCGTTCTTTTGAGCAGCGAACAGGAACAGGGGGGCGAGGACAGTCACCAGTACCGCGCAGCACTGAAGGAGATGACGCTGGCCCAGTTGGTGGACCTGCTGGAGGACGTGGACCAGGAGGACCTGGCCTACCTGAAGCGGGGCGTGGAGATGAACCTGCGGGTCGCCGAGGCAGGGAAGGCGCTCACCAAGGTGGGCTACTACGTCGAGGAACTGGTGCGCAAAGGCTTTCTCCTCTCCGACGTGGTCTCTTCCAGCAAGATCCTCACCGCCTCCGCCTCGGATGCACGCATGGCGGGGCTCTCCTACCCGGTCATGTCCAGCGGCGGCAGCGGCAACCAGGGCATCGTGGCCATCCTGGTCCCCTATAACGTGGGGCTCTTCTTCCGCATCCCGGAGGAGACCATCTTGAAGAGCATCGCGCTTTCGCACCTGGTGAACGCCTACATCAAGTGCCACACCGGCGACCTGGCACCCATCTGCGGCTGCGCCATCGCGGCCGGGGTCGGCGCCGCGGTCGCTATCGTGTACCAGCAGGCGGGCAAGGACCTCGCCAAGATGAACCTGGCCGTGAACACCATCATCTCCGACATCGGGGGGATGCTTTGCGACGGCGCCAAGGGGGGGTGCGCGCTGAAGGTCGTCAGCTCTACCGATGCTTCCATCCGCGCCGCCTACATGGCGCTTTCCGGCCATGGCATCACTGAGGAAGAGGGTTTCGTGGGGAGGAGCGCGGAGGAGACCATCCGCAACCTGAGCCGGATCACCGACCACGGCATGGCCCTTGCCGACCAGACCATGCTGCACATCATGCTGGAAAAGCAGGGTGGCTCGTCCACGTAG
- a CDS encoding NADP-dependent malic enzyme — protein MSKKLGALDYHSNGRKGKIEVIATKPCQTAADLSLAYSPGVAEPCLAIQENPDDAYKYTAKGNLVAVVSNGTAVLGLGNLGALAGKPVMEGKGVLFKRFADIDVFDIELNTENPDEIIKACQLLEPTFGGINLEDIKAPECFYIEEELKKTMNIPVFHDDQHGTAIISSAALLNALQLTGKKIEDIRIVVNGAGASANSCAKLAIALGVKPNNMIMCDTKGVIYKGRVEGMNKYKELFAADTTFRTLEEAAKGADVLFGLSAKGAFTPEMIRSMAPNPIIFAMANPDPEITPEEAHAVRGDVIMATGRSDYPNQVNNVLGFPFIFRGALDVRATAINEEMKLAAVHALAKLAQEEVPDSVSKAYGNEKFSFGVNYIIPKPFDPRVLLHVAPAIAQAAMDTGVARQPIEDMSKYIEQLESTQGRSKEIMRTIINKAKSDPKKVVFPEGDNEKILRAAQILVEEGIAQPVLVGDKKKIQQKMDDLNLDLDVPIVDPTESEHTDEYAQELYRRRQRKGLTLSECQRIMRRKSRVQFSTMMVAQGHADTLLGGIDTHYPETIRPALQVLGKQAGLSSVHGLYMMVFKKEVYFLADTTVTIDPTAEELAETAILAAEKVAMLGVEPRIAMLSFSNFGSVDHPQTRKVKRAVELVKERAPNLIVEGEMQADTAVVPELLDGFTFSKLKTPANVLIFPDLNSGNICYKLLRRLGGAEAIGPILMGMNKPVHVLQRGDDVNDVVNMAAIAVVDVQNA, from the coding sequence ATGAGCAAGAAACTGGGAGCACTCGACTACCACTCCAATGGTAGAAAAGGGAAGATAGAAGTTATTGCCACCAAACCGTGCCAGACCGCGGCAGACCTGTCGCTTGCCTACTCGCCGGGTGTCGCCGAGCCCTGCCTCGCCATCCAGGAGAACCCCGACGACGCCTACAAGTACACCGCGAAGGGGAACCTGGTCGCGGTCGTCTCCAACGGCACCGCGGTGCTGGGCCTGGGCAACCTGGGGGCGCTGGCCGGCAAACCGGTCATGGAGGGGAAAGGCGTCCTCTTCAAGCGCTTCGCCGATATCGACGTTTTCGACATCGAGCTGAACACCGAGAACCCGGACGAGATCATCAAGGCGTGCCAGCTCCTGGAGCCGACCTTCGGCGGCATCAACCTGGAGGACATCAAGGCGCCCGAGTGCTTCTACATCGAGGAAGAGCTGAAAAAGACCATGAACATCCCGGTCTTCCACGACGACCAGCACGGCACCGCCATCATCTCCTCGGCCGCCCTTCTGAACGCGCTGCAGCTTACCGGCAAGAAGATCGAGGACATCCGCATCGTGGTGAACGGCGCCGGCGCCTCGGCCAACTCCTGCGCCAAGCTCGCCATCGCCCTGGGCGTCAAACCCAACAACATGATCATGTGCGACACCAAGGGGGTCATCTACAAGGGACGCGTGGAGGGGATGAACAAGTACAAGGAACTCTTCGCCGCCGACACCACGTTCCGCACCTTGGAGGAGGCTGCCAAAGGCGCCGATGTTCTCTTCGGCCTTTCCGCCAAAGGGGCCTTCACCCCTGAGATGATCCGCAGCATGGCGCCCAACCCGATCATCTTCGCCATGGCCAACCCCGACCCGGAAATCACCCCGGAGGAAGCGCACGCGGTGCGCGGCGACGTGATCATGGCCACCGGCCGAAGCGACTATCCCAACCAGGTCAACAATGTGCTCGGCTTCCCCTTCATCTTCCGCGGTGCGCTCGACGTCCGCGCCACGGCCATCAACGAGGAGATGAAGCTGGCCGCGGTGCACGCGCTGGCGAAGCTCGCCCAGGAGGAGGTCCCCGACTCCGTCTCCAAGGCCTACGGCAACGAGAAGTTCTCCTTCGGCGTGAACTATATCATCCCGAAGCCCTTCGACCCGCGCGTCCTCCTGCACGTGGCGCCGGCCATCGCCCAGGCGGCCATGGACACCGGCGTGGCGCGCCAGCCCATTGAGGACATGTCGAAATACATCGAGCAGCTGGAGTCGACCCAGGGGCGCTCCAAGGAGATCATGCGCACCATCATCAACAAGGCGAAGAGCGACCCCAAAAAGGTGGTCTTCCCCGAGGGTGACAACGAGAAGATCCTGCGCGCCGCCCAGATCCTGGTGGAAGAAGGGATCGCCCAGCCGGTCCTGGTGGGGGACAAGAAGAAGATCCAGCAGAAGATGGACGACCTGAATCTCGATCTCGACGTCCCCATCGTCGACCCGACCGAGAGCGAGCACACCGACGAGTACGCCCAGGAACTCTATCGCCGGCGCCAGAGAAAGGGACTCACCCTCTCGGAATGCCAGCGCATCATGCGCCGCAAGTCGCGCGTGCAGTTCTCCACCATGATGGTTGCCCAAGGGCACGCCGACACCCTCCTGGGCGGCATCGACACCCACTATCCCGAGACCATCCGTCCGGCGCTCCAGGTGCTCGGCAAGCAGGCCGGCCTTTCCAGCGTGCACGGCCTCTACATGATGGTGTTCAAAAAGGAGGTCTACTTCCTCGCCGACACTACGGTGACCATCGACCCCACCGCCGAGGAACTGGCCGAAACCGCCATCCTCGCCGCCGAGAAGGTCGCCATGCTGGGGGTCGAGCCGCGCATCGCCATGCTCTCCTTCTCCAACTTCGGCTCTGTGGACCACCCGCAGACCAGGAAGGTGAAGCGCGCCGTGGAACTGGTCAAGGAGCGCGCACCCAACCTGATCGTCGAAGGGGAAATGCAGGCCGACACCGCCGTGGTCCCCGAGCTTCTGGACGGCTTCACCTTCTCCAAACTGAAGACCCCGGCCAACGTGCTCATCTTCCCGGACCTCAACTCCGGCAACATCTGCTATAAGCTTTTGCGCCGCCTGGGTGGCGCCGAGGCCATCGGCCCCATCCTCATGGGGATGAACAAGCCGGTGCACGTGCTGCAGCGCGGCGATGACGTCAACGACGTCGTCAACATGGCCGCCATCGCGGTCGTGGACGTGCAGAACGCCTAG
- a CDS encoding helix-turn-helix domain-containing protein produces the protein MSEYNIGSRLKKLRQARKLTLQAVANETGFSPALISQIENDNVSPPIATLSKIAKFFDIKLAQLFSEDEDDRKWEVVRAHERRIVPRVISKEGTKQGYFYESLSFYKQNKKMDAFMVTLTEKAPEANTYSHDGEEFIYVMKGNADFLLDDKKITLHEGDSLYFESSIGHRLLSHDGKEVRVLVVVTK, from the coding sequence ATGTCAGAGTACAACATCGGGTCGAGACTGAAGAAACTGCGACAGGCCCGGAAACTTACCCTGCAGGCGGTGGCCAACGAGACCGGTTTCTCCCCGGCCCTGATCTCGCAGATCGAGAACGACAACGTTTCCCCCCCGATAGCCACCCTCTCGAAGATCGCCAAGTTCTTCGACATCAAGCTGGCCCAACTGTTCAGCGAGGACGAGGATGACCGCAAGTGGGAGGTGGTGCGCGCGCACGAACGGCGCATCGTGCCCCGGGTGATCTCCAAGGAGGGGACCAAGCAGGGGTACTTCTACGAATCCCTCTCCTTCTACAAGCAGAACAAGAAGATGGACGCCTTCATGGTCACCCTGACCGAGAAGGCGCCGGAGGCCAACACATACAGCCATGACGGCGAGGAGTTCATCTACGTCATGAAAGGCAACGCCGATTTTCTCCTGGACGACAAGAAGATCACCCTGCACGAAGGGGATTCCCTCTATTTCGAATCGAGCATCGGGCACCGGCTTCTGAGCCACGACGGCAAAGAGGTGAGGGTTCTGGTGGTCGTGACGAAATAA
- a CDS encoding beta-class carbonic anhydrase gives MTLLDKVLTHNKRFVRPGAFPPLPKDPKKQLAIFTCMDTRLVDFLEPAMGIKRGDAKVIKNAGNTLVDPNGGVIRSLVAAVFLLGVEEIFVIGHKDCGMGSVDVQQLKEKMVERGVDPAAIEALDPDLGQWVGAFSCPEENVERVTGIIRNSPLIPKDVPVHGLIFCPNDGHLEVVVPGY, from the coding sequence ATGACTCTTCTCGATAAAGTCCTGACCCACAATAAAAGATTCGTCCGTCCCGGAGCCTTTCCTCCCCTTCCCAAAGATCCCAAGAAGCAGCTTGCCATCTTCACCTGCATGGACACCCGGCTGGTCGACTTCCTCGAGCCCGCCATGGGGATCAAGCGCGGCGACGCCAAGGTGATCAAGAACGCGGGCAACACGCTGGTCGATCCCAACGGCGGCGTGATCCGCAGCCTCGTGGCCGCGGTGTTCCTGCTCGGCGTCGAGGAGATCTTCGTGATCGGCCACAAGGATTGCGGCATGGGGTCCGTGGACGTGCAGCAGCTCAAGGAAAAGATGGTGGAGCGCGGTGTCGATCCGGCCGCCATCGAGGCCCTGGACCCCGATCTCGGCCAGTGGGTGGGCGCCTTCAGCTGCCCGGAGGAGAACGTGGAGCGTGTCACCGGGATCATCCGCAACAGCCCGCTGATCCCCAAGGACGTGCCGGTGCATGGCCTCATCTTCTGCCCCAACGACGGTCACCTCGAAGTGGTGGTGCCCGGGTACTAA
- the lepA gene encoding translation elongation factor 4 codes for MVLEHIRNFSIIAHIDHGKSTLADRLLEFTGTLSAREKQDQFLDKMDLERERGITIKAQTVRLNYRAEDGKDYVLNLIDTPGHVDFTYEVSRSLTACEGGLLVVDASQGVEAQTLANVYLALDANLEVFVVLNKIDLPAAEPERVKAEIEEIIGLDTHDAVLASAKEGIGTKEILEEIVKKIPPPQGDPNKPLKALLFDSWYDQYQGVIILVRIVDGTVKKGDKIQLMSNRKNYEVLKAGVFSPDMREVAALTAGEVGFIIAGIREVADAKVGDTVTLVHNPCDAALPGYKEVKPMVFSGLYPIDTSQYESLRDALAKLKLNDSSFSYDPETSLALGFGFRCGFLGLLHMEIIQERLEREFNLELITTAPTVVYRVHGTDGNMVHIQSANQLPPTQEIAYVEEPFILASIHVPNEFVGGILALCEEKRGVQREIKYLTPTRVMVVYELPLNEVVLDFYDRLKSITKGYASLDYELLDYRQSELVRLNIMINGEVVDALSLIIHKDKAYYRGRELVSKMKELIPRQMFEIAIQAAVGTKVIARETVKAMRKDVLAKCYGGDITRKRKLLEKQKEGKKRMKNVGNVELPQEAFLAILKVEG; via the coding sequence ATGGTACTCGAGCATATCCGCAATTTTTCCATCATCGCCCACATCGATCACGGCAAATCCACCCTCGCCGACCGTCTTCTCGAATTCACCGGCACCCTCTCCGCACGCGAGAAGCAGGACCAGTTCCTCGACAAGATGGACCTGGAACGGGAACGCGGCATCACCATCAAGGCCCAGACCGTCCGTCTCAACTACCGGGCCGAAGACGGCAAGGATTACGTCCTCAACCTGATCGACACCCCGGGACACGTCGACTTCACCTACGAGGTCTCCCGCTCGCTGACCGCCTGCGAAGGCGGCCTGCTGGTGGTGGACGCCTCCCAAGGGGTCGAGGCGCAGACCCTGGCCAACGTGTACCTGGCCCTGGACGCGAACCTCGAGGTCTTCGTGGTGCTGAACAAGATCGACCTCCCCGCCGCCGAACCGGAGCGGGTCAAGGCGGAGATCGAAGAGATCATCGGCCTCGACACCCATGACGCCGTGCTCGCCAGCGCGAAAGAAGGGATCGGCACCAAGGAGATCCTGGAAGAGATCGTCAAGAAGATCCCGCCGCCGCAGGGTGACCCCAACAAGCCGCTCAAGGCGCTGTTGTTCGACTCGTGGTACGACCAGTACCAGGGGGTCATCATTCTGGTGCGCATCGTGGACGGCACCGTGAAAAAGGGCGACAAGATCCAGCTCATGTCGAACCGGAAGAACTACGAGGTGCTGAAGGCCGGCGTCTTCTCTCCCGACATGCGCGAAGTGGCGGCGCTTACCGCCGGCGAGGTAGGTTTCATCATCGCCGGGATCAGGGAAGTGGCCGACGCCAAGGTAGGCGACACCGTCACCCTGGTGCACAACCCGTGCGACGCTGCGCTCCCCGGCTACAAGGAAGTGAAGCCGATGGTGTTCTCCGGGCTCTACCCGATCGACACCTCGCAGTACGAGAGCCTGCGCGACGCGCTGGCGAAACTCAAGCTGAACGACTCCTCCTTCTCCTACGACCCCGAAACCTCGCTCGCGCTCGGCTTCGGCTTCCGCTGCGGCTTTTTGGGTCTGTTGCACATGGAGATCATCCAGGAGCGCCTGGAGCGCGAGTTCAACCTCGAACTGATCACCACCGCCCCCACCGTCGTCTACCGCGTGCACGGCACCGACGGCAACATGGTCCATATCCAGAGCGCGAACCAGCTCCCGCCCACCCAGGAGATCGCCTACGTCGAGGAGCCGTTCATCCTGGCCTCGATCCACGTCCCGAACGAATTCGTGGGGGGCATCCTCGCCCTGTGCGAGGAGAAGCGCGGCGTGCAGCGCGAGATCAAGTACCTGACCCCGACCCGCGTCATGGTGGTCTACGAGCTGCCGCTCAACGAGGTGGTCCTCGACTTCTACGACCGCCTGAAATCGATCACCAAAGGGTACGCGTCGCTCGACTACGAACTGCTGGACTACCGCCAGAGTGAGCTGGTACGCCTCAACATCATGATCAACGGCGAGGTGGTCGACGCCCTGTCGCTGATCATCCACAAGGACAAGGCCTACTACAGAGGCCGTGAACTGGTCTCCAAGATGAAGGAGCTGATCCCGCGCCAGATGTTCGAGATCGCCATCCAGGCGGCGGTAGGCACCAAGGTCATCGCCCGCGAGACCGTGAAGGCGATGCGAAAGGACGTCCTCGCCAAGTGCTACGGCGGCGACATCACCAGAAAGCGCAAACTCCTGGAGAAGCAGAAGGAAGGGAAGAAGCGCATGAAGAACGTGGGCAACGTGGAACTGCCGCAAGAGGCGTTTTTGGCCATCCTTAAAGTTGAAGGTTAA